Genomic window (Thermoanaerobaculia bacterium):
CCATCCGGCGCGCTGCCGGTCGGGGAGAAGCGATGAGCCAGAAGAAGACGGAGCGTGAGAGCGGCCCGGAAGTCGGGGCGGAGGCCGAGCCGGGATTCACGGTCGCGATGCGTGAGCTCGAGACGATCCTGCACCGAATCGAAGGAGACGAGCTCGACATCGACCGGCTTGCCGAGGAGCTGAAGCGCGCCACAACGCTGCTCGAGCTCTGCCGCGGCAAGATCCGCCGCGCCGAGCTCGAAGTCACCGAGATCGTGCAGAAACTCGAACAGACCTGAGGGCAGGCGGCGCCTCAGCCGTGAACGGTCGGGGCGACGCCGGCGTGTGCGGCGAGCTCGCGGTCGAGCTCGAGCCAGGCGGCGAAACGCTCGACGAGTGCGGCTTCGTCGACGTCCCGGCCGGCGAGGCGATAGAACAGCTCCCAGTGGCGCTTCTCGGCCGGCCCCAGATCGGCGAGCAGGCGCGCGACTTCCGGGTCGCTCTCGTGCACGATCTCGAGCAACCGGGTGAATCGTTCGCAGCTGCGGGCCTCGACGATCGCCCCGAAGAGGAGTCGATCGACCTTGGTCCAGGGCCCCTGTCGGGGCTCGATCCGGGCGCGCAGAGCCTGCACCCAGCGGTTGGTGCGCCGGCCGCCGGTCGGCAGCTGGCGACGGTTCAGAATGGCCACGACGCGCCGGAAGTGCTGGATCTCCTCGGCGGCGAGGTTGGCCGCCGCCTCGACGAGCTCGAAGTCGTCCGGATACCAGCCGGCGAGCGCCAGGGCGTACTGCGCCACCTGCTGTTCGCAGACGGCGTGGTCGGCGAGGAAGACCGGGAGGTTGGCGGCGGCGAGGCGGGCCCAGTCCGGAGAGGTCGCCACCAGCAGCGGGAGGTCGCGCGCCACCTCGTCGTAGCTGACCCTCGGAACGGGGCGCAAATCAGTTCTTTCTGGCCGCATCGACTTCGAAGGCGACCGGCCTCATCGGCTTGGCGTCCGGGCGCGCGACGCCATCCTCACGCAGGTCCTCGCGGATCAGGAGCTCGAGGAAGAGCTCCCGCACACCGGTCCGGCCGCGCTGTTTGAAGACCCGGCGAATCTCGCGCGGCGTCACCGCGATGCCGGTCATGGCACGCAGGTACTGGCTGAACACCCGGGGCCGCGAAGCGAAGCTCACCACGAGCAGAAGCAGCAGGACCACGGCGCAGCCGAGCAGGATGAAGGTCGGATTCCAGAGCATGAGTCATTGCATCCTAACGCTTTCCCGCGCCCGCGAAGGGACGCCCCCCTGGCCCACGCGGGATCGACCGGGGCAGCCGGTGGCGGCGCTGGCAGCGGTGCCAGGTGCGGCCGCGGGGCGTGCCGTGGCTTCGGTGCCTGCGAGCGAACGCCTCGACGGGGTAGCATCGCGCCGATGAACGGCCTCTCGACCGAGCAGCTGCGCCGCTACGCCCGGCATCTTTCGCTCCCCGAGGTCGGCGTCGCCGGCCAGGAGAGGTTGGCGGCGGGGAGCGTCCTCATCGTCGGGATGGGAGGCCTGGGCTCTCCGGCTGCGCTCTACCTCGCGGCGGCGGGAGTCGGGCGGCTGGGCCTGGTCGATTTCGACGTCGTCGACCGTTCGAACCTGCAGCGCCAGATTCTCTACTCGGAGTCCGATGTCGGGCGGGGCAAGCTCGAGGCTGCGGCCGAGAGGTTGCAGGCTGCCAATCCCGGAGTCGTGCTCGACCTGCACGGCACCCGCCTCGACCGGACGAACGCCAGCGGGTTGGTGGCCGGCTACGACGTGGTGGTCGACGGTACCGACAACTTTCCGACGCGCTATCTGGTGCACGACGCCTGCTATTTCGGCGGCCGGCCCTACGTCTACGGCTCGATCTTCCGCTTCGAGGGTCAGGCTTCGGTCTTCGCGCGCGGCCGCGGACCCTGCTACCGCTGTCTGTTCCCGGAGCCGCCGCCGCCCGGCTCCGTGCCGTCGTGCGCCGAGGCCGGGGTTTTGGGCGTGCTGCCCGGCATC
Coding sequences:
- the xseB gene encoding exodeoxyribonuclease VII small subunit, producing the protein MSQKKTERESGPEVGAEAEPGFTVAMRELETILHRIEGDELDIDRLAEELKRATTLLELCRGKIRRAELEVTEIVQKLEQT
- the moeB gene encoding molybdopterin-synthase adenylyltransferase MoeB, producing the protein MNGLSTEQLRRYARHLSLPEVGVAGQERLAAGSVLIVGMGGLGSPAALYLAAAGVGRLGLVDFDVVDRSNLQRQILYSESDVGRGKLEAAAERLQAANPGVVLDLHGTRLDRTNASGLVAGYDVVVDGTDNFPTRYLVHDACYFGGRPYVYGSIFRFEGQASVFARGRGPCYRCLFPEPPPPGSVPSCAEAGVLGVLPGIIGSIQANEALKLLLGAGEPLLGRLLLFDALGMRFRELALRRDARCPLCGDQPTQHELVEYDDACALPAADPPAGGSESAFEIAATEVARRRAAGERFTLLDVRLEHELRLARLPDILWIPLHELPQRLGEVPRDRPVYALCHSGIRSAAATTLLREQGFAAARNLAGGIDAWSREVDSSLPRY